A region of the Cetobacterium sp. ZOR0034 genome:
GTACTGTGGAGTATTATAATCAAGACGGTATAGCCAAAAGTATTGCTGTTCCATATAATTTTGGTTTAATTTTTGCTTTGGGTATATTTTTAGGAGGTATGCTCGGGAAGATATTTTTTAGAAAAAATAAAGATTTTATAGAGTTGACTAATCTTTTAGAAAAAGATGATATCTCAAGAATTAAGCTTTTTATAGGTGGAGTTTTATTGCTTTTTGGAGCAAGAATGGCAGGTGGATGTACAAGTGGGCATATGATGAGTGGAGTTATGCAACTTGCAATAAGTAGTATAATTTTCACTGTTATTCTTTTTCCGGTGGCTATATTAATTGCCAAAAAGGTAGGTGAGTAAAAATGAAACATTTGATTTTAGGAAACGTACCTTTTTTAGGTTTAATTCTTGGAATTCTATTTGGACTAGGACTTTATTATGCTG
Encoded here:
- a CDS encoding YeeE/YedE thiosulfate transporter family protein, translated to MKNKWILKGIVLGSVFFISLFLIKPIGISTQFSVLSGMMQTSFQEDIVFRAGKDFYSTVEYYNQDGIAKSIAVPYNFGLIFALGIFLGGMLGKIFFRKNKDFIELTNLLEKDDISRIKLFIGGVLLLFGARMAGGCTSGHMMSGVMQLAISSIIFTVILFPVAILIAKKVGE